Proteins found in one Vagococcus carniphilus genomic segment:
- a CDS encoding MerR family transcriptional regulator, with amino-acid sequence MDEETLTIGEIAKLFDLPTSKIRYWEEKEVFTPRRNSNNDYRTFNIQSSIELLDVIFYRNLNVPIQKMKHFNQLSPESIYSILNDTEKEVEEELANLKNKLVGIEQRKRQLEELFVLKKGGYQFEKIEIEKIVPVDMSSPDDIQIQLEYLSNFTLYKDLEADSEFQMGISVTPDYQHQQGVLWEKDLVEKKYITCLLECDSEDFEKSNLTNHLDTLRDEGYKITRVIASYLATASDETNEPLDYYKGWLEIEN; translated from the coding sequence ATGGATGAAGAAACGCTAACAATAGGTGAAATTGCTAAATTATTTGATTTACCGACATCAAAAATTCGCTATTGGGAAGAAAAAGAAGTTTTTACACCAAGAAGAAATAGTAATAATGATTATCGAACCTTTAATATTCAATCATCCATTGAATTACTGGATGTTATCTTTTATAGAAACTTGAATGTGCCAATTCAAAAAATGAAACACTTTAATCAGTTAAGCCCAGAATCGATTTATTCGATTTTAAATGATACAGAAAAAGAAGTTGAAGAAGAGCTAGCTAATTTAAAAAATAAATTGGTGGGAATTGAACAACGAAAAAGACAGTTAGAAGAATTGTTTGTGTTAAAAAAAGGTGGCTATCAATTTGAAAAGATTGAAATAGAGAAAATAGTTCCTGTAGATATGTCGAGTCCTGACGATATCCAAATTCAATTAGAATATTTAAGTAATTTTACGTTGTACAAGGATTTAGAAGCAGATAGTGAGTTTCAAATGGGAATTAGTGTCACGCCTGATTATCAGCATCAACAAGGTGTTTTATGGGAAAAAGATTTAGTTGAGAAAAAATATATTACTTGTTTACTTGAGTGTGATTCAGAAGATTTTGAAAAGAGTAATCTGACGAATCATTTAGATACATTAAGAGATGAAGGATATAAAATCACTCGAGTAATTGCTTCATATTTAGCAACTGCTTCAGATGAGACCAATGAACCACTTGATTATTATAAAGGTTGGTTAGAAATTGAAAATTAG
- a CDS encoding GNAT family N-acetyltransferase, with protein sequence MIEFKEITRENFDDCLFLEVTEEQEDFVASTMFSLAESKVFTENIPLVIYDGDLMVGFVMYALDPEENHYWIHRLLIDKKYQKKGYGTQAMTKIVNLIQELHQPSKVLTSFEPGNTVAEKLYLSLGFKHTGRLVDDEAVLEYCFN encoded by the coding sequence ATGATTGAATTTAAAGAAATTACTCGAGAAAACTTTGATGATTGTCTTTTTTTAGAAGTAACTGAAGAGCAAGAAGATTTTGTCGCTTCAACCATGTTTTCTTTAGCGGAATCTAAGGTATTTACAGAAAATATTCCTTTAGTGATTTATGATGGAGATTTAATGGTGGGATTTGTTATGTACGCACTTGATCCAGAAGAGAATCATTATTGGATTCATCGGTTATTAATTGATAAAAAATATCAGAAGAAGGGTTACGGAACCCAAGCTATGACAAAAATAGTTAATTTAATTCAAGAGCTACATCAACCAAGTAAAGTCTTAACAAGTTTTGAGCCAGGAAATACAGTAGCTGAAAAATTATATTTGTCATTAGGATTTAAACATACAGGAAGGTTAGTGGATGATGAAGCAGTACTGGAATATTGCTTCAACTAA
- a CDS encoding MFS transporter: MNEETVEKDVKKVMPMIMLIFVLAGTLQEAINICAPIISEDLQIPSSSVSMISAVAMLTMGVSYIVYTSLSDFISIKKLLIIGIAISTVGSIGGFIFSHSFILVIIFRAIQMAGGTSASALLILTATKYLNEETRMKYYGYNTACFSGGQMLGILLGGGFGAYIGWKYLFVIPVFSILTIPLILKYLPDDSKQEKQKIDFLGIGLMSALSLFISLYFNMLKPSLLIISLVIAVTFLVYISKNNHAFITIDFFKNTKYMLVILVVLLTYLPQGSYSFLFSFMASQVHHVEPTKISLLILPSYLISMIIGIFGGKITQKLGVTKVLILGMGSMALGILIGSIFIEKHIMVLLIMSCLFNGGFAVLYTPIMTLVINSLPETMRGTGLGFFNLCIKITSSTGLVITGKLLASQKLHDMSIIQSVSSNNMIYSNILLMFLVTITVSLIAVNMVKKSL, translated from the coding sequence ATGAACGAAGAAACAGTTGAAAAAGATGTCAAAAAAGTAATGCCGATGATTATGCTGATTTTTGTATTAGCCGGAACTTTGCAAGAAGCAATTAATATTTGTGCACCAATTATTTCAGAAGACTTACAAATACCATCATCAAGTGTCAGTATGATATCAGCCGTTGCTATGTTGACTATGGGAGTCAGTTATATCGTATATACTTCTTTGTCGGATTTTATTTCAATAAAAAAATTATTAATTATTGGGATTGCTATTTCAACAGTAGGATCGATAGGTGGCTTTATATTTAGTCATTCATTTATTCTTGTTATCATTTTTAGGGCAATTCAAATGGCAGGAGGAACGAGTGCATCAGCGTTACTTATTTTAACAGCAACAAAATATTTAAATGAAGAAACACGGATGAAATATTATGGTTATAATACAGCTTGTTTTTCAGGCGGACAGATGTTAGGGATTTTATTAGGTGGAGGGTTTGGTGCTTATATTGGATGGAAGTACTTGTTTGTTATTCCTGTCTTTTCAATACTAACTATTCCTTTAATTTTGAAGTATTTACCAGATGATTCAAAACAAGAAAAGCAAAAGATTGACTTTTTAGGCATCGGTTTAATGTCAGCGTTATCATTATTTATTTCACTTTACTTTAATATGTTGAAGCCAAGTTTACTAATTATCAGTTTGGTAATAGCTGTGACATTTTTAGTTTATATCAGTAAAAATAATCATGCTTTTATTACAATAGATTTTTTCAAAAATACTAAGTATATGCTAGTTATCTTAGTCGTGTTATTAACTTATTTACCGCAAGGATCATATTCATTTTTATTTTCTTTTATGGCATCACAAGTTCACCATGTTGAGCCAACTAAAATTTCACTGCTTATTTTACCAAGTTATTTAATTAGTATGATTATTGGTATTTTTGGTGGTAAGATAACCCAAAAATTAGGTGTAACTAAGGTTTTAATACTAGGTATGGGAAGTATGGCATTAGGCATCTTAATCGGAAGTATTTTTATTGAAAAACATATTATGGTTCTATTAATCATGTCTTGTTTATTCAATGGTGGTTTTGCTGTTCTTTATACACCGATTATGACATTAGTTATTAATTCTCTTCCTGAAACAATGAGAGGAACTGGTTTAGGATTCTTCAATTTGTGTATCAAAATAACTTCTTCAACTGGTTTAGTTATTACTGGAAAATTGTTAGCAAGTCAAAAATTACATGACATGTCTATTATTCAAAGTGTGTCATCAAATAATATGATTTACAGTAATATATTATTAATGTTTTTAGTAACAATTACAGTTAGTTTAATCGCTGTAAATATGGTTAAAAAATCACTATAA
- a CDS encoding ABC transporter ATP-binding protein, with translation MTQTTNKSSTKRFLEFIKPEKNQFYLLALCSVISNILVTSMPFIMGVAIDDLLKAIKDANGTILTGSFIQEIIIFPVVILIIIAVVSAFFSYVQERMMASLSEDVTLRLRKEITQKFKRLPMSFFDSHQVGDILSRTTNDINRIAEMLLTGINQLFSSIVNIIFGLLMLLYIDLKLTGIVVILIVFSSVVTTWVASKNKKLADRNQHELGILNNQAEEYFSGNLEIKTFNQQKQTATQIDQTNKKHQKAFEQSQFFDFAIYPAIRFLNQLAFIVSAIIGAGLVIQGSLTIGLIQAYLQYVNQISEPITNFSYVINTIQSAMASFDRVLYILDQPEERLEPKKPLRINDSQGEIQFKGVKFGYTPDNLLMNDVSFTAKSHKMIAIVGPTGAGKTTLVNLLMRFYEINGGAITYDGQDITQLTRQDLRSKFGMVLQNTWLFEGTVADNIAYGNKQATREEIIQAAQIAQCDHFIRTLPDGYDTIISSENGSLSQGQQQLLTIARVVLANPPVVILDEATSSVDTRTEAEIQTAMESVTKGRTSFVIAHRLSTIEKADLILVMDAGDIVEQGNHQELLNKKGLYRTLYQSQFKDS, from the coding sequence ATGACTCAAACGACTAATAAATCAAGTACTAAACGTTTTTTAGAATTTATTAAACCTGAAAAAAATCAGTTTTATCTACTTGCCTTATGTAGTGTCATTAGTAATATTTTAGTGACCTCGATGCCCTTTATTATGGGCGTTGCCATTGATGATTTATTAAAGGCTATAAAAGATGCTAATGGAACTATTTTAACAGGCAGCTTTATTCAAGAAATCATCATTTTCCCGGTTGTTATTTTGATTATTATTGCAGTTGTTAGTGCCTTCTTTTCCTATGTGCAAGAAAGAATGATGGCTTCTTTAAGTGAAGATGTTACCTTACGTCTTAGAAAAGAAATTACTCAAAAATTTAAAAGACTACCTATGTCCTTTTTTGATAGCCATCAAGTAGGTGATATTTTAAGCAGAACAACTAATGACATTAACCGAATCGCTGAAATGTTGCTAACTGGAATCAATCAACTTTTTTCTTCCATCGTTAATATTATTTTCGGTCTTCTTATGTTGCTTTACATTGATCTAAAATTAACAGGAATTGTTGTTATCCTAATTGTCTTCTCTTCAGTTGTAACGACATGGGTTGCTAGTAAAAATAAAAAGTTAGCTGATAGAAACCAACATGAACTTGGTATTTTAAATAATCAAGCTGAAGAATATTTTTCTGGTAATTTAGAAATTAAAACTTTTAACCAACAAAAACAAACTGCTACTCAAATTGATCAAACTAATAAAAAACATCAAAAAGCATTTGAGCAGTCACAGTTTTTTGACTTTGCCATTTATCCAGCTATTCGATTTCTAAATCAACTAGCTTTCATTGTCAGTGCGATTATTGGAGCTGGTCTTGTCATTCAAGGAAGTCTGACAATTGGTTTAATTCAAGCTTATTTACAGTATGTTAATCAGATTTCAGAACCTATTACTAATTTCTCTTATGTTATCAATACGATTCAAAGTGCAATGGCTTCTTTTGACCGAGTTTTATATATTCTAGATCAACCAGAAGAAAGATTAGAACCTAAAAAGCCATTACGTATCAATGATTCTCAAGGAGAAATTCAGTTTAAAGGAGTAAAATTTGGGTATACACCAGATAATTTACTTATGAACGATGTAAGTTTTACTGCAAAATCCCATAAAATGATTGCGATTGTTGGTCCAACTGGTGCAGGTAAAACAACTTTGGTTAATCTTTTAATGCGTTTTTATGAAATAAATGGCGGAGCTATTACTTATGATGGACAAGATATAACACAATTAACTAGACAAGATTTGCGTTCAAAATTTGGAATGGTCTTACAAAACACTTGGCTATTTGAAGGAACTGTAGCAGATAATATTGCTTATGGAAATAAGCAAGCAACTAGAGAAGAAATCATTCAAGCTGCTCAAATTGCTCAATGTGATCACTTTATTCGAACACTTCCTGATGGTTATGATACAATCATTTCCAGTGAAAATGGTTCCTTATCTCAAGGACAGCAACAGTTATTGACGATTGCCCGAGTTGTATTAGCAAATCCTCCTGTTGTTATTTTAGATGAAGCAACTTCAAGTGTAGATACTCGAACTGAAGCAGAAATTCAAACAGCGATGGAAAGTGTGACAAAAGGCAGAACAAGTTTTGTTATTGCCCACCGTTTATCAACTATCGAAAAAGCTGATTTGATTTTAGTGATGGATGCTGGAGATATTGTTGAGCAAGGTAATCACCAAGAATTATTAAATAAAAAAGGCTTATATCGTACACTTTATCAAAGCCAATTTAAAGATTCTTAA
- a CDS encoding GNAT family N-acetyltransferase, which translates to MIEKLDLITKEELEEIATIWLESNKEAHEFVDHSYWDDNYEMVKEMFPQADIYVYRDNEKIIGFMGISEDYIAGIFIKSAYRGAGIGKLFIQAAKENYPSLELSVYQKNESAYQFYLKQGFVIKQEQLEEENNEIEYIMSWNA; encoded by the coding sequence ATGATTGAAAAATTGGATCTTATCACAAAAGAAGAATTAGAAGAAATAGCAACAATTTGGTTAGAGTCAAATAAAGAAGCACATGAGTTTGTAGACCACTCTTACTGGGATGATAATTATGAGATGGTTAAGGAAATGTTTCCTCAAGCAGACATTTACGTTTATCGAGATAATGAAAAAATTATAGGGTTTATGGGGATTTCAGAAGACTATATTGCGGGTATTTTTATTAAATCAGCTTACCGAGGAGCAGGAATCGGCAAATTATTTATTCAAGCAGCTAAAGAAAATTATCCAAGTTTAGAATTAAGTGTGTATCAAAAAAATGAATCAGCCTATCAGTTTTATTTGAAACAAGGATTTGTCATCAAACAAGAACAACTTGAAGAAGAAAATAATGAAATTGAGTATATTATGAGTTGGAATGCGTAG
- the udp gene encoding uridine phosphorylase, with translation MKRKDGTQFHIGVKDGQVGKYVILPGDPKRCEKIASYLDNPEKISDLREYMVYTGELNGEKVSVASTGIGGPSAAIAMQELVDAGADTFIRLGTCGGMKLDVQGGDLIVATGAVRMEGTSKEYAPIEFPAVAHHEIVQVLKEAADEKSAKNHVGVVQCKDSFYGQHEPENMPVSYELEGKWKAWLDMGCLGSEMESAALFTVANYLGVRCGTILLAVENQERAKAGMSNIGFYDTTPETEVVIEALKKLIQKDKK, from the coding sequence ATGAAAAGAAAAGACGGAACTCAATTTCATATCGGAGTAAAAGATGGACAAGTAGGGAAATATGTTATATTACCAGGAGATCCTAAACGTTGCGAGAAAATTGCGTCATATTTAGATAATCCTGAAAAAATATCCGATTTAAGAGAGTACATGGTTTACACTGGTGAATTAAATGGTGAAAAAGTAAGCGTTGCCTCTACAGGAATTGGTGGACCAAGTGCAGCAATTGCTATGCAGGAATTAGTAGACGCAGGAGCTGATACTTTTATCAGACTTGGAACATGTGGTGGTATGAAATTAGATGTTCAAGGTGGAGATTTAATTGTTGCTACAGGGGCTGTTAGAATGGAAGGTACGAGTAAAGAGTATGCTCCTATCGAGTTTCCAGCAGTAGCTCATCATGAAATTGTTCAAGTGTTAAAAGAAGCAGCAGATGAAAAAAGTGCTAAAAATCATGTTGGGGTTGTTCAATGTAAAGATTCATTTTACGGTCAACATGAACCAGAGAATATGCCTGTTTCTTATGAATTAGAAGGTAAATGGAAAGCTTGGCTTGATATGGGTTGCCTTGGTTCAGAGATGGAATCAGCAGCTTTATTCACTGTTGCAAATTATTTGGGTGTTAGATGTGGTACGATTTTATTAGCCGTGGAAAATCAAGAACGTGCTAAAGCAGGCATGAGTAATATCGGGTTTTACGATACAACACCAGAAACAGAAGTTGTAATAGAAGCTCTTAAAAAATTAATTCAAAAAGACAAAAAATAG
- a CDS encoding aminoglycoside adenylyltransferase domain-containing protein: protein MTFKNIVFSTNDKHQIQQVVDLITKELSNILVGVYLFGSSTQSGLKKNSDLDFLVVTLKSISEDSRVYLTNELMTYSRKIGDNSDFRYIELTNVVLKDISPWKHPAYQDFLYGEWLRESFLIGDISKRDINSDVTIILYQAKSHGLALVGSKEILPVIPFSDVKKAMNEMVSVVAEEVVEDSVSVILTLCRILYTLETKEIVSKDLAGNAVKSYFNPIHKRVIELAIKEYVSGESMVVEAQELVELVNQLKIGIERKL, encoded by the coding sequence ATGACATTTAAAAATATTGTTTTTTCAACAAATGACAAACATCAAATACAGCAAGTAGTTGATTTAATAACAAAAGAGTTATCGAATATTTTGGTAGGAGTTTACTTATTTGGTTCTTCTACTCAGAGTGGACTTAAGAAAAATAGTGATTTAGATTTTCTTGTAGTAACTCTTAAAAGTATATCAGAAGATTCAAGAGTTTATTTAACGAATGAGCTGATGACATATTCAAGAAAAATTGGTGATAATTCTGATTTTCGATATATTGAATTGACTAATGTTGTGTTAAAAGATATTTCACCATGGAAACATCCTGCTTATCAAGATTTTTTATATGGGGAATGGTTAAGAGAGTCTTTTTTAATAGGTGATATATCCAAACGAGATATTAATTCAGATGTTACAATTATTTTATATCAAGCTAAAAGTCATGGTTTAGCATTGGTAGGTAGTAAAGAAATCTTGCCAGTTATTCCTTTTAGTGATGTAAAAAAAGCTATGAATGAGATGGTTTCAGTTGTTGCTGAAGAGGTAGTAGAAGATTCGGTAAGTGTTATTCTAACTTTATGTCGTATATTATATACTTTGGAAACTAAGGAAATTGTATCTAAAGATTTGGCAGGAAATGCAGTGAAAAGTTATTTTAATCCTATTCATAAAAGAGTTATCGAGTTAGCTATAAAAGAATATGTTTCAGGTGAATCAATGGTTGTTGAAGCACAGGAGCTAGTGGAGTTAGTAAATCAATTAAAAATAGGGATAGAAAGGAAACTTTAA
- a CDS encoding ABC transporter ATP-binding protein, whose translation MTYMKQFLKRNKGLFFLTIVALAFQTIGTLAVPFLIGKLIDTGISSGNQKLVISIGIQMLIVAIIGSLAAVLGSFLSAKLAANYGYEIRKDFYQKTQELSIQKMDSFGVSSLLTRMMNDVTNVQRALMMIFQLILPAPIICVFAIVMTFINSPTLAIIPLISIVIYLVAVFYLLKKGLPLSSSIQQKLDAMVTKLREFFNGINMIRAFDNQETEESKTNHRFKDYADSMIAVNKIFSFLTPVAYLIMGLVFSLIIWVGSLLVGQGQLQIGTVTAIIEYSMQTLGYLIVAAMVLVTLPRSIASLKRIDKVLETPSEFVAATNSRNTSVTDDVLVRFDDVTFSYNGAEPILENISFDILKGKTTAIVGGTGSGKSTVAKLLLNLSNINSGDILVHNRSLSNWKQADLRQIISYTPQKAFLFSGSIESNLLMGNSHASKKDMDRAIKTAQADSFIFNQKEGYQTAVSQGGSNFSGGQKQRISIARALINPADLYVFDDSFSALDYQTDAKLRKALKTEMSEQTFLIIAQRLSTIQEADQIIVLDEGKIVGKGTHEVLLSTNKIYQEFAISQGIQLKGEDKNDSND comes from the coding sequence ATGACTTATATGAAACAATTTCTAAAAAGAAATAAAGGATTATTTTTTTTAACAATTGTTGCCTTAGCATTTCAAACGATAGGAACACTAGCTGTACCGTTTCTTATTGGAAAATTAATTGACACAGGCATTAGTTCTGGAAATCAAAAACTTGTCATTTCAATTGGTATTCAAATGCTAATTGTCGCTATTATTGGAAGTCTTGCTGCCGTTTTAGGAAGCTTCTTGTCTGCTAAACTGGCTGCTAATTATGGTTATGAAATCAGAAAAGATTTCTATCAAAAAACACAAGAATTATCCATTCAAAAAATGGATTCTTTTGGTGTTTCAAGCCTGTTAACACGAATGATGAATGATGTAACTAATGTTCAGCGGGCACTAATGATGATTTTCCAATTAATTTTACCAGCACCAATCATTTGTGTGTTCGCCATTGTTATGACTTTTATCAACTCGCCAACTTTAGCTATCATTCCATTGATTTCTATCGTTATTTATTTAGTGGCCGTTTTTTATCTATTGAAAAAAGGGTTACCTTTATCTAGTAGTATTCAACAAAAATTAGATGCAATGGTTACAAAATTAAGAGAATTTTTTAATGGTATTAATATGATTCGAGCATTTGATAATCAAGAAACAGAAGAATCTAAAACCAATCATCGCTTTAAAGATTATGCAGATAGTATGATTGCTGTTAACAAAATTTTCTCTTTTCTAACACCAGTTGCTTATCTCATCATGGGGCTTGTTTTTTCTTTAATTATTTGGGTAGGTAGCCTTCTTGTTGGACAAGGTCAATTACAAATAGGAACTGTCACAGCTATTATTGAATATTCTATGCAAACACTTGGCTACTTAATTGTTGCTGCAATGGTTTTAGTGACACTTCCACGTTCAATCGCTTCATTGAAACGGATTGATAAAGTACTAGAGACACCATCAGAATTCGTAGCAGCAACTAATTCAAGAAACACTTCTGTCACAGATGATGTTTTAGTCAGATTTGATGATGTTACTTTTTCTTATAATGGCGCTGAGCCCATTTTAGAAAATATTAGCTTTGATATCTTAAAAGGAAAAACAACCGCCATTGTTGGAGGTACGGGTTCTGGAAAAAGTACTGTCGCTAAACTACTTCTTAACTTATCTAACATTAATAGCGGAGATATCTTAGTTCACAATCGCTCTTTATCTAATTGGAAGCAAGCAGACTTACGACAAATAATTAGTTACACACCTCAAAAAGCTTTTCTATTTAGTGGTTCCATAGAAAGTAATCTCTTAATGGGAAATTCTCACGCTTCCAAAAAAGATATGGATCGTGCTATCAAAACTGCTCAAGCAGATTCTTTTATTTTTAATCAAAAAGAAGGTTATCAAACGGCTGTTTCACAAGGTGGTTCTAATTTTTCAGGTGGACAAAAACAACGTATTAGTATTGCCAGAGCATTGATTAACCCAGCTGATTTGTATGTATTTGATGATAGTTTTTCTGCTTTAGACTATCAAACAGACGCTAAATTAAGAAAGGCTTTAAAAACAGAAATGAGTGAACAAACCTTTTTAATCATCGCTCAGCGTCTAAGTACCATTCAAGAAGCAGACCAAATTATTGTCCTTGATGAAGGTAAAATTGTTGGTAAAGGAACCCATGAAGTTCTTCTTTCAACCAATAAAATCTATCAAGAATTTGCTATTTCTCAAGGAATCCAATTGAAAGGAGAAGATAAAAATGACTCAAACGACTAA
- a CDS encoding GntR family transcriptional regulator, with amino-acid sequence MENNRSKEKAALYAEVYNKILEMIKSGVYPEGSKLLTEPALAKELNVGRSTLRQALALLQEDGIIEARRGVGNFVRKTIDINSTGLEKMENPLIKSCTAPISDIEINVVPGISTQYTERIFKRKMPVVLAIHRYYKNVEEINAYCFTHLSTDYPHLNEIDLEESENILQFLENDIYRLAHSRKIEIKIVSATDNLKNNRIAVDNHQFQLMKESIVDRTGEVIAVNKFYIPIDKSLIKVFSSN; translated from the coding sequence ATGGAAAATAATCGATCGAAAGAAAAAGCTGCATTATATGCAGAAGTATATAATAAAATATTAGAGATGATAAAGAGTGGCGTTTATCCAGAAGGTAGCAAACTATTAACTGAACCAGCTCTTGCTAAGGAATTAAATGTGGGTAGATCAACACTTAGACAAGCACTAGCGCTTCTACAGGAAGATGGGATTATTGAAGCTAGACGTGGTGTAGGAAACTTTGTCAGAAAAACAATTGATATTAATTCAACTGGATTAGAAAAAATGGAAAACCCTTTGATTAAAAGTTGTACAGCACCTATTTCTGATATTGAAATAAATGTTGTTCCAGGCATATCAACTCAATATACAGAACGTATTTTTAAAAGAAAAATGCCTGTTGTTTTGGCTATTCATCGATATTATAAAAACGTAGAAGAAATTAACGCCTATTGTTTTACTCACTTATCAACTGATTATCCTCATTTGAATGAGATTGATTTGGAAGAGTCTGAAAATATTCTTCAATTTTTAGAAAACGATATCTATAGATTAGCTCACTCAAGAAAAATTGAAATAAAGATAGTCAGTGCAACAGATAATTTGAAAAACAATCGAATAGCTGTAGATAATCATCAATTTCAATTGATGAAAGAAAGTATTGTTGATAGAACAGGTGAAGTTATTGCAGTTAATAAGTTTTATATTCCGATTGATAAATCATTAATTAAAGTGTTTTCATCTAACTAA